From the genome of Phycicoccus duodecadis:
CGTTGTCGCGCAGCTGCTTGACCATCTCCAGGACCATGCCCGACTCCTTGACGCCGAGCGCCGCGGTGGGCTCGTCGAGGACGACCACCTTGGAGCCGAACGCCGCGGCCCGGGCGACGGCCACCGCCTGGCGCTGGCCACCGGACAGGGTCTCGACCGCCTGGCTCATGTTCTGGATGGTCTGGATGCCGAGCTCCTGGACCGACTGCCCGGCCCGCTTCTCCATGCCGCCCTTGTCGAGCATCCGGAACACCGACCCGAGGATGCCGCTGCGGCGCTCCTCACGACCGAGGTAGAGGTTGCTCGCGATGTCGAGCGCCGGGATGACGGCCAGCTGCTGGTAGACCGTCTCGATCCCGGCGTCCCGGGCGTCCTGGGGCCGGCGGAAGTGGACCCGCTCGCCCTCCAGGTGGATCTCGCCCGAGTCCGGGAGGTAGGCGCCGGTGATGCACTTGATCAGGGTGGACTTGCCCGCCCCGTTGTCACCGATGACGGCCAGCACCTCGCCCTTGTAGAGGTCCAGGCTCACGCCGTCGAGGCCGATGACCCGCCCGAAGGAGATGCCGATGTCGCGGGCGGTCAGCACCGGGTCGGCGTCGTAGATGTGGCGACGATCATCGGGGATGGCGTCGTGCGTCAGCGGCAGCCGCTCGATGGTGCTCATCGGGGTCCCCGGGAAGTATCGGAGCGACGGAGGAGCGCAGAACTTTCTGGGGTGATGCTCATGCCTTGACCTTCCGGATCCACTGGTCGATGGCGACGGCGATGATGACGAGGACGCCGGTCGCGAGGACGCGCCACTGCTGGTCGACCCCGAGCTGGGAAAGCCCGAAGGCGAAGGTCTGGACGATGAGCGCGCCGATGAGGGTCCCGATCAGCCGGCCCCGGCCGCCGAAGAGGCTGGTGCCGCCGATGACGACCGCCGTGATGGAGGCGAGGTTGGCGTCCGGGATGGCGTTGGGCGTCGCCGCACCGGCCCGCCCGATGAGGATCCAGGCGGCGATGCCGTAGATGAGACCGGCCACCGTGTACACGCCGAGGAGGATCCGGCGGCTGGGCACGCCAGACAGGCGCGCCGACTCGGCGTCGTCACCGACCGCGTAGACGTAGCGGCCCCACGCGGTCTGGGACAGCACGAAGGCCATCACCGCGTAGATGATGACGACGACGACGATGCCCCAGGTGAGCCGGAACTCGCCGATGCCGAAGCCCTCGCCGAGCACGTTCAGGAGCCGTGGCAGGTGGCTGGCCTGGATGCTCGCGCCCCCGGAGTAGAGGAGGGCGATGGCCGTGAAGATGCTCAGCGTGCCGAGCGTCACGATGAACGGCGGGAGGTTGATCCGCGTCACGAGGAGGCCGTTCAGCAGACCGGCGACCGTCGCGAAGATGACGCCGATGACCAGTGCGAGCACGCCCGGCATCCCCCCGTCCTGCGCGAGCGAGGCCATGACCATCATCGACAGGACCATGACCGCCCCGACCGACAGGTCGATGCCCGCCGTGAGGATGATGAGCGTCTGCCCCACCCCGAGCGCGGCGACGACCGCCGTCTGCTGCAGGAGGATCCCCATCGAGCTCGGGGTCAGGAACGTCGGTGTCGAGATGA
Proteins encoded in this window:
- a CDS encoding ABC transporter permease; this translates as MSASSAPSAAAEFSRRRQTPLQQVQHQLHGRPWLSPLFLLLVAFLAFFISTPTFLTPSSMGILLQQTAVVAALGVGQTLIILTAGIDLSVGAVMVLSMMVMASLAQDGGMPGVLALVIGVIFATVAGLLNGLLVTRINLPPFIVTLGTLSIFTAIALLYSGGASIQASHLPRLLNVLGEGFGIGEFRLTWGIVVVVIIYAVMAFVLSQTAWGRYVYAVGDDAESARLSGVPSRRILLGVYTVAGLIYGIAAWILIGRAGAATPNAIPDANLASITAVVIGGTSLFGGRGRLIGTLIGALIVQTFAFGLSQLGVDQQWRVLATGVLVIIAVAIDQWIRKVKA
- a CDS encoding ATP-binding cassette domain-containing protein, giving the protein MSTIERLPLTHDAIPDDRRHIYDADPVLTARDIGISFGRVIGLDGVSLDLYKGEVLAVIGDNGAGKSTLIKCITGAYLPDSGEIHLEGERVHFRRPQDARDAGIETVYQQLAVIPALDIASNLYLGREERRSGILGSVFRMLDKGGMEKRAGQSVQELGIQTIQNMSQAVETLSGGQRQAVAVARAAAFGSKVVVLDEPTAALGVKESGMVLEMVKQLRDNGLAVILISHNMPHVWEVADRIHIQRLGGCAGVITPSSHDMGEGVAIMTGATRVEPAS